From Octopus sinensis unplaced genomic scaffold, ASM634580v1 Contig01901, whole genome shotgun sequence, a single genomic window includes:
- the LOC118760923 gene encoding caspase-3-like, translated as KIPEITVKYKMNHKSRGYALIINNRDFNSETHMSSRKGTDHDAQSLYNNSRFVRVAEFCGELDLVKIVSRASHLVTFEFESNAEGIFGAKKQVPQMVSTLTKDIYF; from the exons GAAAATTCCAGAAATAACagtaaagtataaaatgaatcACAAATCCCGCGGATATGCCTTAATAATCAACAACCGTGACTTTAACTCAGAGACCCACATGTCATCACGGAAGGGCACTGACCATGATGCCCAAAGTCTGTACAACAACTC GCGTTTTGTGCGTGTGGCGGAGTTTTGTGGAGAGTTGGATTTGGTGAAAATTGTTTCCCGCGCTTCACATTTGGTTACATTTGAGTTTGAATCGAACGCGGAGGGGATTTTTGGTGCTAAGAAACAGGTCCCTCAAATGGTCTCCACGTTGACTAAAGATATCTACTTTTAA